The genomic stretch GGTGCTGGGAACAATTATGCTGGCTACTTCAATGGTAGAGTGCATGTAACAGGTAATATAATAGCGAACAATCTCCAACAAAAATCCTCACGACAGTTCAAAGAAAATATTAATACCCTGGCCATAGAAGACGCCATAGAAACCCTGGAAGGACTCAATCCCGTCCAATTCCGCTACAAAGAAGATCACCAAAAAGAAACCCACATTGGATTTATTGCGGAAGATGTGCCGGATTTAGTAGCAAGTCGCGATCGCAAAACCCTCAGTCCGATGGATATCGTAGCGGTTTTAACCAAAGTGGTGAAGGAGCAAAACAACACAATTTCCTTGCTCATGGAAAAGGTACAAACTTTGGAACAGAAAAGTCAATCTAGCGCTTTTTAGCCTTCTTCAGTACCTGCTATGGGCTCATTTCCAGTTAAAACACTCAGAAAGCTTAATTTATAAGGAAAATGAGGCTATTTAACTAACAAAAATTTCTGAATACTGCCTCTTTCCCCTGCTCCCTGCTCCCTGCTCCCTGCTCCCTATTCCCTATTCCCTATTCCCTATTCCCTATTCCCTGCTCCCTAAAACCAATAATTTTTACCAGACCCAATTTAAAACTACTATATTAACCATAATGACAGATATACAACGTCCCAATTACTTTACTTCTCAGTTTTTAATAGAAGAAGACTTTAACGATGAGCAAGCCTACCATCGTGATATGCGCCTGCGTCACAATCGTTTACTCCATGAATGGGGTGTGGTGACAGGATTAGAAGTAACTAAAGTCGGGGATAAAAGAATTGCCGTTAGTGAAGGCATGGCCATGGATAAAGATGGTCGAGAAATTATTGTTTTACCGGATTCTCCCGTACCGAAAACCATTAACTTAGATGGATTACCACTCAATACAACTATTGAAATTACCATCATCTATCACGAAATTAAGGATAAGCCTTACCGAATAGGTAACGAAACTAAATACACTCGCACCACTGAACGTCCCAAATTTATCATCTACGGTGCTAAAAAAAAGGAACACTGTGATGACGATCAGGTAGAGGTCAGAACTGGTAGTGCCCCTACCGATGATAATGTGATTATCTTGGCACGGGTGACCCTAGATAACAACGGGTTCATTGATCAGGTGGATAACTCTGTACGGAAACTAGCCAGTGCTAAGTTATCTGCCCTGGATAAGTTAGAAGTAGATGGTACAATTTCCGCTACTAACTTAAACCTGACAGGAGACTCAACTATCGATGGTTCCCTGACAGTGAATGGAAGGCTGGAAGTAAAAGGGGATGTGATTGCCCGTGATACCGAGCATATTGCTGGGGATGTGTCCTTGGGGGATGCGGATAATGATCAAGTGACAATTGCAGGGGTAATTCGCTCAGGGCATTCATCTGGGGCGCTGAGGGTGAATGATGGGTTACATACCACTGGTCCTCTGACAGTGGATGGCAATGTTGGTATTGGCACAAATAATCCTAGGCAAAAATTAGAGGTAAATGGAACTGTCAAGGCCACTAGGTTTGAAGGGGATGGTTCTGGTTTAACTGGTATTAGTGCTGGGGGTGAAACCAAGTGGTCTGATGGTGGTAGTAACAGGATTTACTATAATGCTGGCAATGTCGGCATTGGGACAAATAATCCTAGTGAAAAATTAGAGGTGGATGGAGCTGTTAAGGCAAAGTCGCTGACTATCGAAGACAACCTCACTGTCAATGGCAATATTAAAACCACTGGCATGATTAGGGGGTCATCAATGCCGCCTAATCTAATCAGAAATTCCTACATGAATATACTCGATGGCAACAAGCCTGCTGGGTACACCACCCTTGGGAATGTTACTTTAGAAGCAGCCCACCCTTTCACGAAAGGGTTTGAAGGACCCTATGTAGGCGAAAAACCAGCCAATGCTGCCGATAGTGTAGATGATGCAACCGAAGAAAATCCTTATTGGTTTGGCAGAGTTAACAAAGGTTCGCGAATAAAAAGAGGTGGTTTAGCTGATGGTTGGGCTGGTTTTCGTGACGGTAGGATTTTGAAAATTACTGGGGATAATTCAGCACAACATACCGTGGTACTTTTTCCCTTTGAGTGCAAAGGTAATTTTGTAACCAAAAAGTACGTACATTTCAAAGCTTGGCTCAAGATTTCTTCCGGTAAACAAGTGGGATTTGGCGAAGTTGCTGGGTGGTATGGTAATCGTGGGGGACTCTTTCTTACTAAAGAACAAAGTGATAAGGCTCCAGATGGTTGGTATCGAGTAGATGGCGTAATTCCCACATCTGAGGTAACGAGGTTGGGTGGTCAGAGTTTTTCTATGGGTATAGTGGGTGACGAGGCTGACGGCTCTTTTGAAGTATATCTAGCCTTACCATACCTAGCCAATTTAGATAATGATAGCTGGCTTCCTAGTGTTTCTGATCTGCTTTCGCGGGATGGGTTAACAGTTCATCCTAGTTCTGGTAATGTGGGTATTGGGACAACAGATCCTAGTCAAAAATTAGAGGTAGATGGAATTGTTAAGGCGACTAGGTTTGTAGGAGATGGTTCTGGTTTAACTGGGATTCGTGCTGGCGGTAGTACAAAGTGGTCTGATGGTCGTAGTAACAGGATTTACTATAATGCTGGCAATGTCGGCATTGGGACAAATAATCCTAGTCAAAAATTAGAGGTGGCTGGAACTGTTAAGGCCACTAAATTTGAGGGAGATGGTTCTGTAGGTACTGCGGAATTAGCCAATAACTCGGTCACCAATCAAAAAATTGCTAATAATGCCGTCAACGCCGCCAAGATTCAGGACGGGACCGTCGGTACTGCTGAGTTAGCCAATAACTCGGTCACCAATGCCAAAATTGCCAATGATGCAGTCAACGCTGCCAAAATTCAAAACGGTTCTGTCGGTAATGGGGAATTAGCTAATAACTCCGTGACCAATCAAAAAATTGCCAATGATGCAGTCAACGCTGCCAAAATTCAAAACGGCACTGTCGGTACTGCGGAATTAGCCAATAACTCGGTCACCAATGCCAAAATTGCCAATAACTCGGTCAACGCTGCCAAAATTCAAAACGGCACTGTCGGTACTGCGGAATTAGCCAATAACTCGGTCACCAATCAAAAAATTGCTAATAATGCCGTCAACGCTGCCAAAATTCAGGACGGGACCGTGGGTACTGCGGAATTAGCTAATAACTCCGTGACCAATCAAAAAATTGCTAATAATGCCGTCAACGCTGCCAAAATTCAGGACGGGACGGTAGGTACTGCGGAATTAGCCAATAACTCGGTCACCAATCAAAAAATTGCTAATAATGCCGTCAACGCTGCCAAAATTCAGGACGGGACCGTGGGTACTGCGGAATTAGCTAATAACTCCGTGACCAATCAAAAAATTGCCAATGATGCAGTCAACGCTGCCAAAATTCAGAATGGGACGGTAGGTACTGCCGAATTAGCCAATAACTCGGTGACCAATCAAAAAATTGCTAATAATGCGGTCAACGCTGCCAAAATTCAAAACGGCACTGTCGGTACTGCTGAGTTAGCCAATAACTCCGTGACTAATGCCAAAATTGCTAATAATGCCGTCAATGCTGCCAAAATTCAGGACGGGACCGTGGGTACTGCTGAGTTAGCCAATAAATCCGTGACCAATGCCAAAATTGCTGATAAAAGTATTAGCATGGTTAAATTGGATGATGTGACTAGGAATCAACTGGATAACGCTTCTCAGGTCCAAACTCTACAAGGGCAAATCAGAAATCTAGAACAACGAATCAGAGTTATAGAACGGCGATTACGTATAGATATTGTTGTCCCTGATCCTGACCCTGATCCTATTCCTGATCCTGTCCCTGACCCTGACCCTCGTCCTCGCCCTGGTCCTGTCAAAGATCTTCCTCAGAAAGACTCCTCGACAGACCCTGAGCAACAAAGGTAAAGGTAACGGCTCAAAACACTCAGTCTGTAAAAATTGCATCATCATATTAGTAGGAACGGCCAAGGAAAAGGTGAACCTCATGGGCTATCAACGAGCAACCCAAACTAAAACAACAGAAGCAAACGGTCAAAAAAAAGCTTCAACGGTTACTCAAAAACCGTGGTCAACTTATGGCCCGGTTCACCCGATGCTGCAACTCCAACGAAAACTGGGAAACCAAGCCGTCAATCGTCTGATCCAGACAAAAATGCAAGTGGGGGAACCAGATGATGTCTACGAGAAGGAAGCAGACAGTGTTGCAGCCCAAGTAATGCGGATGCCAGCACCCTCAGTGCAAAATTCCATGGAGGAAGAGGAGGTTCAAACTAAGCCCATAGCGCTACAGTTACAATCCGACGAAGAGGAAATTCAAACTAAGCCCTATGGGCTACAGTTACAATCCCAGGAAGAGGAAATACAAACTAAGCCGATAGGGCTACAGTTACAATCGGACGAAGAAGAAATACAAACTAAGCCCATAGCGCTACAGTTACAATCGGACGAAGAAGAAATACAAACTAAGCCGATAGCGCTACAGTTACAATCGGACGAAGAAGAAATACAAACTAAGCCGATAGGGCTACAGTTACAATCGGACGAAGAGGAAATTCAAACTAAAGCAAATCCTGGTCAAACCCCAGCAGTATCCCCTAATTTAGAAACCAAAATCCAATCCCGACGGGGTACCGGTCAACCTCTGCCAGCATCTACCCGTGCTTTCATGGAACCCAGATTTGGGGCTAACTTTAGTGGGGTGAGGGTGCATACAGACTCTAGTGCGGTACAGATGAATAAGGAGTTGGGAGCCCAAGCCTTTACCCATGGTAGGGATATTTTCTATGGTGCGGGGAAGTCTCCTGGTAAGAATAGTTTGACGGCCCATGAGTTGACCCATACGATCCAGCAGACCGGGGGAATTCAGGCGAAGGTAATTGATCAAAAGGCCAAGAAGACAAATAAATTCGAAAATAAGACTGGGTTTGCTGTTCCGATCAAGGATAGTCCGGGGAATGGGGTCAATCAAGAATCTCAGACTCTTGTCAAGGATACTGATATAAAACCAGAAGTCGAGGGGGAAAATACAGTTAACACAGAGGTAGTTGCACCTCAAGAGACTGCTGCTCCTAAGGCTGAAACAGCCCCAAAGCCGGAAACAAATGCCACATCGGTTAGTTCTGGAGAAACTCCAGGGAAAAACCAGGAGGCAATGGCTCCAGAAGCAGCTAATCAAGGGATGAAAGCTGAGGTAAATCAAGAAACCACAGCAACAGCTGCTGAAGCCACACCCCAAGAAACTACTGCTGCTTCCCCAGAGTCAGATCCAGATTTTAAAGCAGTGGTTGCTAAAGCTAAGGGAGTTGCCAATAAGCAAAAACAACACGCCCCAGCTAGTACAAAAGCGAAACAAGCCCAAGCTGCAGCGGAAAGTCCAGCCAAGGAAATAGAAAGCAAAGCCCAGGCCAATCAAGTGGGTGAGATGGCACAAGCTCCCACTCCTGGTTTTAATGCTGCTGCTTTCAAGGCTAAATTAATGGAGCGCATCAAGTCAGCAGCTCCGAAAACTCTTGAAGAAGCGGATGAGTTTAAGGACAGTAACAAACTGGCTTCTGTCAAGAGCCAGATGCAAAATACCGTTAAGCAAGAGCAAACTGCATCTCAAGCACCCTTAGAACAGAAGGCGAAACAAGCACCGGATACCAGCAGTATTAAACCGAAATCAGTAACTCCCCTACCTGCCAATGAAGCCGGAGCAGTAACCAAAAATATTGGTGCTGACAAAGCTATTCCTAAAGCCAAGGGACAAGGTGAAGTGGAGGCACCGCTACAAGAAAGTAGCCAAAAACTTGACCAACAGATGGCTGAGGCTGATGTTACCTCGGAACAGTTAGCTAAATCCAATGAACCCCAATTCCAAACTGCTTTAGCAGCAAAACAAGACGCTCAAACTAATGCCAGCCAAGCACCCCAAGCCTATCGTCAGTTCGAGCAAAACCAGTTAACCCAAGCCCAAGGGGAAGCAGCAACCACAGCCGGGCAACAACTGCAAGGAATGCATGGCTCCCGCGCTCAGTTATTAGCTCAGGTTACCAATCAGCAAATTAAAGCTAAGGGTAAGGATGAGCAAAAGCGAATTGATGTTGCTAGCCACATCAATGGTATCTACCAAAACACAAAAACGTCAGTTGAGAACATCCTGAATGGCATTCAAGGCGAGATCATGAGTCGCTTTAATGCTGGAACCGAGAGGGCTAAAAAGGCTTATGAAAATTACGTTGCTCCATACATGGAGGACTATAAAAGCCGTTACGATGGTATTTGGGGCGCAGGACGGTGGCTTAAGGACAAGCTTTTGGGAGTTCCCCCAGAAGTTACTGCCTTTTTTAAAGAAGGGCGGAATCAATATCTCAGTGAGATGGATGTAACCCTTACTGATATTGCTAACTATGTGACTGAGCAGCTTAACCTAGCCAAGGAGAAGATTGCAGAAGGTAGGCGAGAAACTCAGGAATATGTAGAGGGATTACCTGCTTCTTTGCAGCAGGTTGGAAAAGAAGCTGCTAGTAACATCCAGAGTCAGTTTGATCAGCTAGAGCAAAGTGTTAATGATAAACACGGTCAGCTCATCGATACCCTGTCACAAGCCTACACCAAAAACCTCGAAGAAATGGATGCCCGCATTGAGGAAATGAAGGCATCCAATCAACCCTGGTTCACCAAGGCATTTGATTCCATAACTGGAGTCATCGATACCATTAAAAAACTCAAAGACATGTTGCTGAGTGTCTTGAGTAAAGCGTCTGATGTAATTGGTACCATTATTAAAGACCCCATCGGCTTCCTAGGCAATTTAATTAGTGGTATTAAACAAGGCTTTGAGAATTTTGTCGGTAACATTGGGCAACATCTACAAGCCGGTTTAATTGGCTGGTTAACTGGAACCCTGGGACCCATGGGTATTCAACTACCCGATGACATCTTTAGCTTACCGGGAATATTCAGCTTAGTAACCCAAGTCTTGGGATTGACATTTAACTACATTCGTGGTAAAGCAGTCAAACTCTTTGGGGAACGAGTAGTAGCTGGGATGGAGAAAAGCGTCGAAATATTCCAGATATTACGCGATCGCGGACCCATGGGACTGTGGGAACATGTTAAGGAACAGTTCAACGACCTGAAACAAACAGTCATCGAACAAATCAAGAGCATGGTAGTTACCGAGGTGATCAGCGCCGGGGTGAAGTGGGTTCTGAGCTTGTTAAATCCCGCATCAGCCTTTGTCAAAGCCGCCATGGCAATCTATGACATCATCATGTTCTTTGTCAATCGCGGTAGTCAGGTGCTGGAATTGGTAAATGCAGTTGTGGATGCCGTGAGTGCGATCGCATCTGGTGCAGTTGGTGGTGCAGCGAAGTTGGTAGAGAATGCTTTAGCGAAAGCTGTACCAGTGGTGATTGGGTTCTTGGCTTCGTTGTTGGGTATTGGTGGTTTGGCGAAGAAGGTTGAGAATATTATTGGTAAGATTCGCGAGCGGATTGATCAGGCGATTGATAAGGTGTTGTTGAAGGCTAAGGGGTTGTTTGGGAAGGTTGTCAAGAAAGGGAAAGCTGCTGTAGGAAAGGTAGTTCAGTGGTGGAAACAAAAAAAGAAATTTAAAACTAAAGATGGGAAGCAACACTCACTATTTTTCTCTGGTGAAGCTGAAAATGCAGTTCTTATGATGGCTAGCCAACCAAAAACATACAAAGCCTTTATCAGTGGATTAAATGTCCAAAATAAACCGCAAAACATTAAAGATGCGAAATCTCAAGCTGCAAAAATTGCAGACGAAATAGATCAACTCAATAAAAAACGTAAAGGTAAAGGTAAGGGAGTACAGAAGTCAGAAGGTCTAGAAATACAGGAGCAAATAGTTAAAAAACTCAATGAACTAGCAAAACAAACGAAAATTATTGCAAACGGAAACCCAACCCAACCAACGAGTGTTGTTGAATATGGTGGTTTGACTTCAGAAGGGGGTGCTACATGGATGGAGGCTAAAGTTCTTTCAAAAAATCGTGTAGAAGGTGACAAACCTAAAGATATACCTAATATTTGGGAGAATGCTAGAAGAAGAAAAAATACTTACGTAAGAGGTCATTTGCTGAATGAAAATCTTGGCGGTCCTGGTCGAGCATACAATCTAAGTCCCATAACAGACTTTACAAATAAGCAGCACTTGAAATTTGTCGAAAAACATGTAAAGAAGGCTGTACTAGATAAAAATGAAGTGGTTAAATACCGAGTTGATGTAAATTATGTAAAGCATCCAGATCGTTCTTCCCAAAAAGTAATAGAGGCTCGTCTAAACAACGGAACTTCTGAAGATATAACAAAAGATAAAATGAAACTAGAAATCATGAAATTTGAACAAGAAAAACTACCTCGATCTTTTGAAACTAAATGGGCTATTCTGAAATACGAAGGAGACAGGTGGGTTGATGACAAAGAGAAACCGTCATCGTCATTATCTGTTCTGAACGACCTTCCCAATAAAGAACCGGAAATCTAAAATTCAATTAATTAATTGAATGGCATCTATCTATTTTTTAAGGAACTCTATTAAATGGTTTATTTGGAAAGATTTAGAGCAATGGTAGATGAGATAGAATCGCACCCATTGCTAGAAGTAGTAGATTTTAGTGTCAACCAACCTGCTAGCGATGAACTATTGACTTCTGTAGAAGAAACATTGAGAACATCGTTAGCTGAACCTATTCGAACTTTTTATAAAGAAACGAATGGACTAAGGCTATACTGGAAAATAAAATCAGGTCTGACAGATGAAGAATTAGACCGACTCGAAGAGGTATATGATGATTATGACATTGGTTTACCGAATGAAGAAGAAGATACCGATGATGAAAATCCATTTGCCCATATCAACTTAATATCTATTGAAGATTGTATAATAAAACGCAATTGGCAGGAAAAAATAATTTTTGATGAAATCAACTATAATGATGAAACAGTGGAATTTGCAGGTGTTACTTACAGGGAGAGGGACTTTCAAAGACGGCTCAAGCCATTTGATTTATTTAGTGCTTATTCTTGTATGGCATTTTTTTTTGAAGAGGGGGTTGAAAACCCAAAAGTATTACGTTTAAGTAGTCATTATGTAGAGTGGGATAATAGCAAGATAACAGACTTTAAATCCTATCTAGAAATGCTACTAGTAACGAGAGGAATTGTAGATGCCAGAGGAGAAATATACAATCAGTATAGAGGAGATAGGGAACCGCAACTCATTACTGGTTATGATTATTGGAGTGAAGAAAATGTTCCAAAGTTGTTTAGAAATAGAAATCAGTATAGATTTTAATCTAGCTTTGAGTTAGTGCGATCGCTGATATTGTAGTGCGATCACCGATTTTATAGGGCGCGTTAATGAAATGTAACACACCAACGTGAGAGCGCATAATCTTGTAGGGTGCGCCCTTCGACACCGTAACCCACCAAAGCAATCGAATGGATAACGGTACGTTACGACGCAAAATAGCAAGATGTTCCTTATATTGACTAAACAAGTGTCTGAAGCACCCTACTCATCACTATGGTTTACCTTTGCTGGCGTAAGCATCTCACTCACTATTGAAGGATAAATTAAAATTGCTTATCTATAATCCTTTTGAGCAGGTAATCATCGAATGGAAAAACTAGAAAAATACCGATTAATCATCCGCCAGGTATTAACTAATCATGCCACCTTAGAAGCAAATAATCCAAATTCAGAGATTGAGTGTCAACTTATTTTTGACACAGAACATGACCATTATCAACTTTTATATATCGGCTGGGATGGACTCAAACGAGTTTACAACTGTTTCATCCATTTAGATATCAAAGATGGCAACGTTTGGATTCAGCGAAATATGACAGAAGCTGATTTGGCGCAAGATTTAGTGGACATGGGTATACCGAAAGAAGATATTATTCTCGGTTTACATCCCAGTTATAAACGTCCTTACACAGGCTACGGAGTGGCTTAGTAGTGGATTGGTTTAAAAAATAAGACCCAACAAAACATCACTCATAATGATACCGACAAGCCAGAAAATCAATCTGACTACTTCCCACCCGATCAACCAGCCGATGTTCCAAATCAATGCGCCGTGACCAAATATCTGCATCCATATACTTTAATGGTTCTGGTTTACCAATCCCCTCAAATGGATTGTTCATTACAGCAGTAACCAAATCCAAAATTTTCGACGCCACTTTAAAATCATGCTTGAACCACCAAGCCAAATCTTC from Moorena sp. SIOASIH encodes the following:
- a CDS encoding DUF4157 domain-containing protein; this encodes MGYQRATQTKTTEANGQKKASTVTQKPWSTYGPVHPMLQLQRKLGNQAVNRLIQTKMQVGEPDDVYEKEADSVAAQVMRMPAPSVQNSMEEEEVQTKPIALQLQSDEEEIQTKPYGLQLQSQEEEIQTKPIGLQLQSDEEEIQTKPIALQLQSDEEEIQTKPIALQLQSDEEEIQTKPIGLQLQSDEEEIQTKANPGQTPAVSPNLETKIQSRRGTGQPLPASTRAFMEPRFGANFSGVRVHTDSSAVQMNKELGAQAFTHGRDIFYGAGKSPGKNSLTAHELTHTIQQTGGIQAKVIDQKAKKTNKFENKTGFAVPIKDSPGNGVNQESQTLVKDTDIKPEVEGENTVNTEVVAPQETAAPKAETAPKPETNATSVSSGETPGKNQEAMAPEAANQGMKAEVNQETTATAAEATPQETTAASPESDPDFKAVVAKAKGVANKQKQHAPASTKAKQAQAAAESPAKEIESKAQANQVGEMAQAPTPGFNAAAFKAKLMERIKSAAPKTLEEADEFKDSNKLASVKSQMQNTVKQEQTASQAPLEQKAKQAPDTSSIKPKSVTPLPANEAGAVTKNIGADKAIPKAKGQGEVEAPLQESSQKLDQQMAEADVTSEQLAKSNEPQFQTALAAKQDAQTNASQAPQAYRQFEQNQLTQAQGEAATTAGQQLQGMHGSRAQLLAQVTNQQIKAKGKDEQKRIDVASHINGIYQNTKTSVENILNGIQGEIMSRFNAGTERAKKAYENYVAPYMEDYKSRYDGIWGAGRWLKDKLLGVPPEVTAFFKEGRNQYLSEMDVTLTDIANYVTEQLNLAKEKIAEGRRETQEYVEGLPASLQQVGKEAASNIQSQFDQLEQSVNDKHGQLIDTLSQAYTKNLEEMDARIEEMKASNQPWFTKAFDSITGVIDTIKKLKDMLLSVLSKASDVIGTIIKDPIGFLGNLISGIKQGFENFVGNIGQHLQAGLIGWLTGTLGPMGIQLPDDIFSLPGIFSLVTQVLGLTFNYIRGKAVKLFGERVVAGMEKSVEIFQILRDRGPMGLWEHVKEQFNDLKQTVIEQIKSMVVTEVISAGVKWVLSLLNPASAFVKAAMAIYDIIMFFVNRGSQVLELVNAVVDAVSAIASGAVGGAAKLVENALAKAVPVVIGFLASLLGIGGLAKKVENIIGKIRERIDQAIDKVLLKAKGLFGKVVKKGKAAVGKVVQWWKQKKKFKTKDGKQHSLFFSGEAENAVLMMASQPKTYKAFISGLNVQNKPQNIKDAKSQAAKIADEIDQLNKKRKGKGKGVQKSEGLEIQEQIVKKLNELAKQTKIIANGNPTQPTSVVEYGGLTSEGGATWMEAKVLSKNRVEGDKPKDIPNIWENARRRKNTYVRGHLLNENLGGPGRAYNLSPITDFTNKQHLKFVEKHVKKAVLDKNEVVKYRVDVNYVKHPDRSSQKVIEARLNNGTSEDITKDKMKLEIMKFEQEKLPRSFETKWAILKYEGDRWVDDKEKPSSSLSVLNDLPNKEPEI
- a CDS encoding SMI1/KNR4 family protein, translated to MVYLERFRAMVDEIESHPLLEVVDFSVNQPASDELLTSVEETLRTSLAEPIRTFYKETNGLRLYWKIKSGLTDEELDRLEEVYDDYDIGLPNEEEDTDDENPFAHINLISIEDCIIKRNWQEKIIFDEINYNDETVEFAGVTYRERDFQRRLKPFDLFSAYSCMAFFFEEGVENPKVLRLSSHYVEWDNSKITDFKSYLEMLLVTRGIVDARGEIYNQYRGDREPQLITGYDYWSEENVPKLFRNRNQYRF
- a CDS encoding XisI protein codes for the protein MEKLEKYRLIIRQVLTNHATLEANNPNSEIECQLIFDTEHDHYQLLYIGWDGLKRVYNCFIHLDIKDGNVWIQRNMTEADLAQDLVDMGIPKEDIILGLHPSYKRPYTGYGVA
- a CDS encoding Txe/YoeB family addiction module toxin translates to MKNFTLSWELSKKKKKKAESDQVKPVVVNRSPGFSSRFKEDLAWWFKHDFKVASKILDLVTAVMNNPFEGIGKPEPLKYMDADIWSRRIDLEHRLVDRVGSSQIDFLACRYHYE